The genomic stretch GGCGCTTCCGGATCGTGCCCGGCAAGCCGCTGCCCGCCGAACTGCTGGCCGAGAACCCCGGCGACGTGCGGGCCGGCGGCGACAACCTGCGCAAACACATCGAGATCGTGCGTTCCTTCGGCGTGCAACCCGTCGTGGCGATCAACGCCTTCCCGACCGACCACCCCAGCGAGCACGCGGCGATCCGGGAACTGGCCGCAGCAGCGGGCGCCCGCGTGGCCGTCAGCACGCACGTGGCCCACGGCGGCGAGGGCGCCCGCGACCTGGCCCGGGCGGTCATCGACGCCTGCGACGACGAGACGGATTTCCGGTACACCTACGAACTGGAAGACTCCATCGAAACGAAGTTCGAGAAGGTCGCCCGAAACGTGTATGGCGCGGACGGCGTGAGCCTCAGCGCCAGTGCCCGCAAGCAACTGAAACTGTTCGAGAAGCTGGGCTACGGCCACCTGCCCATCGTGATAGCTAAGACGCACCTGAGCATCAGCAGCGACCCCAAACTGCGCGGCGCCCCCACCGGATGGACCCTGCCCATCCGCGAATTGAGGCTGGCCGCCGGGGCCGGGTACATCTACGCCATCAGCGGCGACATGCGCACCATGCCCGGCCTGGGCGAGCACCCCAGCGCCGAGAAGATCGACCTGGACGAGAACGGCGAGGTGGTCGGGCTGTTCTGAGCAGAGGTTCGGTACAGCGGTTCGGGCAGGTTTGATCGCCCGCCGCCCACGAGACCAGCTGGGGCGGCGGGCGGTTTACGGTTCAGTGAGGGGGGCCTGCACCTGCCTTTCCCGCTGGAACTTGGCGCGGTAGCGGCTGCGGCTGGCCGCGTCGATCAGGTCGGCGGGCGCGGCCATGCGGGGGGCGGTGATGGCCGCGCCCACGTTGGCTTCCAGGGGCAGGCCGTCCAGCGTGACGCCCCGCAGGCTCTGCCCGTAGTGCTGGGTGGCCGCCGACACGCCCTGCGGGGTGACACCGCCCAGCAGCACGGCAAATTCCCCGTTGTCCCAGCGGAAAGTCAGGTCGCCGCGCCGGCGCTTTTCTTGCAGGCGGGCCGCCAGAGCTTTCAGGGCTGCCTCGCCCCGCAGGCGACCGTGCAGTTCCCGCACCTGCCGCAGGTTGTCGAGGTCGATCAGCAGGAGCCCCACGGGCCGTTCAGGGTGGCCCCGCCAGCGCTGCTCGATGGCCCGCGTGAAGGCCAGGTGGTTGCCGAACCCCGTGAGCGGGTCGCGTGTGCCAGACAGCCGCGCCGCCCACCACTGCTCGAAGGCCAGCAGGGCGGTGCCGCTCAGCGCCGCGAAAGACACCCGTTACGCCCGGAAACACGATGTTCCAGTGCCACAGCGCCGGTGTCAGCAGCAGCGCCGCCCAGGCCACCACGAACCCCCACCAGCCCCGCCAGGTCAGCGCCAGCGCCGCCGCCAGCAGGCAGGCCAGCATGGTCAGCGGCGGCGGCAGGCGGCGCAGCGGCGGAATCAGCAGGCTGGAGATGGCCCGCACCTGCAAGGCAGTTGCCGACACGAGGCGGCCATCCACGTCCGGCAGGGTCAGCTGGCCCAGGCCCCTGGCCGTCAGGCCGATCACCGCCACCCGGCCCTGCAAGGCCCCGAAGCGGACGTGACCGTTCACCACGTCCCGGAACGACAGGGTGTGGGCTGCCAGGTTCGCGGGAATGGCATACCGGATCAGGTGGCGTGACGTGTTCAGCGGAAGGGGCGAGGCCAGCAAAGCCGCCACCTGACGCGCGAAACTGGGCGTCAGCGTGGTGTCGGGCGCCGGGTAGGCGGTCTGCACCTCGCGCACGGCACTAAAACTGGGGGCGTTCAGGACGCTGATTCCGCTGTTGTCGCCACTCTGCGGCATGAAGGGGCTTGGGGGGGCTCCATGCGCGGTCGCCAGCACCAGGGGGGGCCGGTGGTGGGTCAGGCGGCCCAGGGTTGCGCTGGTGGGGAGGCCCGGCAGGCTGTCCAGGGCCACAGCCCTGATCCCCGCATTCGCCAGGGTACCCAGTGCGGCGGCGTACAGTTCAGGTGGCCAGACCTCGGGTCGGCCGTAGTCGCGCAGGCTGGCCTCGTCGATGCCGACCAGCACCAGGCGGTGATCCAGCCGGCTGGGCAGGGCGCGGTTCACGGCGTTCTCCAGGCGGCCATTTACTGGAATCAGCAGGGGCAGCAGCACACTGATCCCGGCAATCAGGGGCAGGCGCACACGGGGTAGGCACAAAGGGGGCCGGTCAACTGGGAAGCGCACGCGTACCTTTTCCGGCGCGGCCCGCCGGCACCGTCACTGTGGCGCGGAACACGGCTGAGAACAAGGTCCTCGCCGCAGTGGTCAGCCGGACGCTGCGAGGAGACGGACGACCTTTCGCTTGGCTCAGTTTAGAGCAGATGTCAAGCTGCAGTCAGGGGTCAACCTCACGCTCCCGGGTGTCTTTTCCCCGCTGTCCCGCCGACTTTATCCGTGCAGGCACCCTGCCAGGGAAGGCGTCTGCTGATAGCCACTGCTGGAGGCCGCAAGATGACTCGGCCTGGTCTGGTACACTGCGGGGCGTGCTTGTCGCTGTTCAGGACGCCATCAAGGATTACGGCCCGGTCTCGGTGCTGCGCGGAGTGACCTTCGCCGTGCAACCCGGCGACCGGGTGGGCGTGGTGGGCCGCAACGGCGCCGGCAAAAGTACCCTCATGAAACTGTTCACCGGCGAGCTGAACCCCGACGGCGGCCAGGTGCGCCGCGGCCCCGGCGTGCGCGTGCGTAACCTCCAGCAAGACCCGGTGTTTGCGGCTGACGCCACCGTCGATGCGATTCTTGATGCTGCATTTCACGACCTCGACCGGCTGGAAGCCGAACTGAACGAAGCCGCCCAGGCCATGAGCAGCGGCACCGACGAGAGCATCCTGAAGCATGAGGAGCTGCTGGAGCATTTCGCCCGGCGCGGCGGCTTCGAGCGCCGCAGCCGCCGCGAACAGGTGGCGCTGGCCTTCGGGTTCCGGGGCCGCGAGAGCACGCCCGTGAATTCGCTGAGCGGCGGAGAGCGCACCCGGTTGGGGCTGGCCGCGCTGCTGGTCGAGAACCCCGACGTGCTGCTGCTCGACGAGCCGACCAACCACCTGGACATCGTGATGGTCGAGTGGCTGGAAAGTTTCCTGAAGGGCTACCCCGGCGCGGTGCTGGTGATCTCGCACGACCGGGCCTTTCTGGACAACGTGACCAACGAAACCGCCTACATGCGCGACGGCACCCTGCGCGTGTACGCTGGCAATTACACGAAGTTCCGCGAGACGCTGGACGCCGAACTCGAACAGCAGGCCGCCCGTTTCGCCACCGAGAGCAAGCAGATCGCCTCCTTGCAGGCCAGTGCCGACCGCATGAAAATCTGGGGCCTGGGCATGAGCAAACTGGCCCGCCGCGCCAAGGCCATGCAGGCCCGCGTGGACAGGATGCAGAACCGCGCCGAGAGTGCCCCGCCGCCCGAGGAACGCACCACCCGCATTCATTTTCACGCCCCCGAAAGCGGCGAAGTGGTGCTGGACGCCCGCCACATCACCCGCCGGATCGGGCAGCGCACGCTGTTTGCCGACGTGAACGTGCAACTGCGCCGGGGCGAACGGGTCGCCATCATCGGGCGCAACGGGGCCGGGAAAACCACGCTGCTGCGCGCCCTGCTGGGCCTCGACCCCAGCGACGACCCCCGTGGCCGCGTCCTGACCGGCGCCCGCGTCAGCACCGGCTACTACGACCAGGCCCTGCGCGGCGTGGAACCCAGCCAGACGCTGTATGACGTGGCCCGCGAGTACGTGCAGAAAGACGCCCAGGCCCACGACCTGCTGGGCACCTTCATGTTCCCCTACGACCAGCACGACAAGCCCGCCCGTATCCTGTCCGGCGGCGAGCGCGCCCGGCTGGCCCTGCTGAAACTGGCGCAGGAAGACCGCAACCTGCTGATCCTTGACGAACCGACCAACCACCTGGATATGGAGATGGTCGAAAGCCTGGAAGAGGCCCTGGAGCACTTCACCGGCACCCTGATGATGGTCAGCCACGACCGCGCGTTCATCGAGGGCCTCGCCGACCGCATCTGGCTGATCGAGGACGGCCGCTTCTACGAGTACCCCGGCTGGGAGGACTACCAGGCCAAGCACGCCCTTTTCAGGGCTGCCGAGGAAGCCCAGAACGCGCCCGCCGCGCCCCTCGGTGCCCCGAAGCCCGCCGCCCCGAAAAGCAAGGGCCTGTGGCATCTGAAACGCGAGGTGGAAGCCATTGAAGCCGACATCGCTCGTCTGGAAGACGAGTTGAGCCAGGCCCAGCACAACCTTCACGAGGCCGCCCCGGATGCCGACTTTGCCGCCCTGGGCCACGCCGCTCACGAACTGGAAGAACGACTGAGCGCCAAGATGGACGAGTGGAGCCACAAATCCGCCGAAGTCGAAGCCCGAGGCGGGTAAAGACAAGCCGCTTTGGAAGATGAATAGGGCTTGCCACTGCGCTACGCCTGAATACGTATTGAACAGACCTAAGAAGGCCCATTCGTTAGCGTTGTTTTTTTATTGAGGTTCGCACTGGCCTGGAGGTGCAGGAAATTCAGTCGCTCTGATCGCGGCGCCAGGGCGTTGAGGAAAGCTCCTCTGATCGATCATAGGATCTCGTTTTTGCGCTATGTCTGCGGCAGTTCGGCCTCGACCACCGTGCCCTGCCCCGGCATGGAGTGAACGCGGTAGGTGCCGCCGCGCGCCTCGACGCGCTCGCGCATTTGCAGCAGGCCCAGGCCCCCGGCGGTGCTGACCCGCCCCGTCACCAGCTCCGGGTTGAAGCCCTGGCCGTCGTCCTCCACCCGCAGCTTCACGCGCTCCCCGCCGTGAATGCACACCGTCACTTCGCGCGCGCGCGAGTGCTTCGCCACGTTGTTCAGGCTCTCCTGAACGATCCGGAACACCACTGCCTCGTCTCCGGGCGACAGGTGAATTTCGCCGGTGGTTTCCAGCGTGGTTTTCATGTTGTTCTGCTCGCCGAAATCCGCCACGTAGCGCCGCACCGTTTCCAGCAGGCCGTACCGCTCCAGGTCGATGGGCCGCAGTGCAAAGATAGAACGCCGCACCTCGCGGATCTGCTCGCGCAGCAGGGTGGAGGCGGCTTTCACTTCCTCCTCGGCCCTGTCCGGGTTGCGGCGCAGTTGCCGTCCCACGATGTCCAGCTTCAGCGCCGC from Deinococcus fonticola encodes the following:
- the abc-f gene encoding ribosomal protection-like ABC-F family protein, which produces MLVAVQDAIKDYGPVSVLRGVTFAVQPGDRVGVVGRNGAGKSTLMKLFTGELNPDGGQVRRGPGVRVRNLQQDPVFAADATVDAILDAAFHDLDRLEAELNEAAQAMSSGTDESILKHEELLEHFARRGGFERRSRREQVALAFGFRGRESTPVNSLSGGERTRLGLAALLVENPDVLLLDEPTNHLDIVMVEWLESFLKGYPGAVLVISHDRAFLDNVTNETAYMRDGTLRVYAGNYTKFRETLDAELEQQAARFATESKQIASLQASADRMKIWGLGMSKLARRAKAMQARVDRMQNRAESAPPPEERTTRIHFHAPESGEVVLDARHITRRIGQRTLFADVNVQLRRGERVAIIGRNGAGKTTLLRALLGLDPSDDPRGRVLTGARVSTGYYDQALRGVEPSQTLYDVAREYVQKDAQAHDLLGTFMFPYDQHDKPARILSGGERARLALLKLAQEDRNLLILDEPTNHLDMEMVESLEEALEHFTGTLMMVSHDRAFIEGLADRIWLIEDGRFYEYPGWEDYQAKHALFRAAEEAQNAPAAPLGAPKPAAPKSKGLWHLKREVEAIEADIARLEDELSQAQHNLHEAAPDADFAALGHAAHELEERLSAKMDEWSHKSAEVEARGG
- a CDS encoding diguanylate cyclase domain-containing protein, with translation MAFEQWWAARLSGTRDPLTGFGNHLAFTRAIEQRWRGHPERPVGLLLIDLDNLRQVRELHGRLRGEAALKALAARLQEKRRRGDLTFRWDNGEFAVLLGGVTPQGVSAATQHYGQSLRGVTLDGLPLEANVGAAITAPRMAAPADLIDAASRSRYRAKFQRERQVQAPLTEP
- a CDS encoding CHASE2 domain-containing protein — encoded protein: MRLPLIAGISVLLPLLIPVNGRLENAVNRALPSRLDHRLVLVGIDEASLRDYGRPEVWPPELYAAALGTLANAGIRAVALDSLPGLPTSATLGRLTHHRPPLVLATAHGAPPSPFMPQSGDNSGISVLNAPSFSAVREVQTAYPAPDTTLTPSFARQVAALLASPLPLNTSRHLIRYAIPANLAAHTLSFRDVVNGHVRFGALQGRVAVIGLTARGLGQLTLPDVDGRLVSATALQVRAISSLLIPPLRRLPPPLTMLACLLAAALALTWRGWWGFVVAWAALLLTPALWHWNIVFPGVTGVFRGAERHRPAGLRAVVGGAAVWHTRPAHGVRQPPGLHAGHRAALAGPP